One region of Armatimonadota bacterium genomic DNA includes:
- a CDS encoding ATP-binding protein → MPDAIRVIVGRNPTMPAISRNRSVLFRIPSDVRYVPMARKGIAAIAESMGFPNEAVKDIELSVSEAVTNAVSHGSPRQADNAVVIICEVTDDALTIDIRDEGHGFQPDSCLKNAESLQESGRGLTLIYSLMDYVQVAKTRKGSSVRMVKKKTSSLQNLATANTKCKQT, encoded by the coding sequence CGCAATAAGAGTGATTGTTGGAAGGAATCCTACGATGCCTGCCATATCACGCAATAGAAGCGTCCTCTTCCGAATCCCCAGCGATGTAAGGTACGTTCCGATGGCTCGCAAGGGAATAGCGGCAATTGCAGAAAGCATGGGCTTCCCGAACGAAGCAGTAAAGGATATCGAATTGTCGGTTTCAGAAGCGGTTACCAATGCCGTAAGTCATGGAAGTCCCAGACAGGCAGACAACGCCGTTGTGATTATATGTGAGGTAACAGACGATGCCCTCACTATTGACATTCGCGACGAGGGCCATGGCTTCCAACCGGATTCCTGCTTGAAAAACGCAGAAAGTTTGCAGGAAAGCGGCAGGGGGTTGACGCTTATTTACAGTCTAATGGATTATGTTCAAGTTGCCAAGACTCGCAAAGGGTCGAGCGTACGAATGGTAAAGAAAAAAACATCCTCGCTTCAGAACCTGGCTACAGCAAACACCAAATGCAAACAGACATGA
- a CDS encoding general stress protein B: MAREKKGQMTVSEAGRRGGETTSEKYGHKFYEEIGKKGGKTTSQRYGSPFYEEIGAKGGQTTSEKYGHEFYEEIGHRGGQKVKELIERGKASGQ, translated from the coding sequence ATGGCGCGTGAAAAGAAGGGGCAGATGACAGTGAGTGAAGCCGGAAGACGCGGTGGTGAGACCACCAGCGAGAAGTACGGCCATAAGTTCTATGAAGAGATCGGCAAAAAGGGCGGCAAGACTACCAGTCAACGGTACGGCTCGCCGTTTTATGAGGAAATCGGCGCCAAGGGCGGACAGACCACCAGCGAGAAATATGGACATGAGTTCTATGAAGAAATTGGCCATCGAGGTGGTCAGAAAGTCAAAGAGCTGATTGAAAGAGGAAAAGCTAGCGGTCAGTAA
- a CDS encoding KGG domain-containing protein, translating into MAKRDVGDITVSEAGRRGGRRTAQTHGHEFYEEIGKKGGRRGGETTAERYGHEFYEEIGRKGGQKVKKLIEEGKKALGE; encoded by the coding sequence ATGGCAAAAAGAGACGTTGGTGATATAACGGTTAGCGAGGCTGGTCGCCGAGGTGGTAGACGCACTGCTCAAACTCACGGCCATGAGTTTTATGAGGAGATCGGCAAGAAAGGTGGCCGCAGAGGAGGCGAGACCACAGCTGAGCGTTATGGCCACGAATTTTATGAAGAAATAGGGCGTAAGGGTGGCCAAAAAGTTAAGAAGCTCATTGAGGAAGGTAAAAAGGCTCTTGGCGAATAG
- a CDS encoding KGG domain-containing protein, translating into MAKEKKGAMTVSEAGRKGGQTTSSRYGHEFYEEIGHKGGQKVKRLIEEGKKAAASK; encoded by the coding sequence ATGGCCAAGGAGAAGAAAGGCGCTATGACGGTAAGCGAGGCCGGACGCAAAGGTGGCCAGACCACGAGCAGCAGATACGGCCATGAGTTCTATGAGGAGATCGGCCACAAAGGCGGTCAGAAAGTCAAGAGGCTGATTGAGGAAGGTAAGAAGGCCGCCGCCTCGAAGTAA
- a CDS encoding RimK family alpha-L-glutamate ligase codes for MRRIGIVTPDLERDWASRELLNAAMNVAEGLPIDPLSSLIEVDNSGSIRFDGEPAESFDAFILRYFSQQGEVDYQYDVFELIARSGRLIINSLESLSVAESKAQTTFFLKQAGLPVPRTIITQKIDEAMAAIEKFGTAVIKPLYGSHGIGVEKVVPETSMEILPTFLQQYRAVYVQEFIPNNGRDIRAFVVGEKVVAAMYRYASEGQWKTNVYQGGKCEPCYLTDDMREMCLAAARIVGLDYTGVDIIEGPNGPLILELNGAPSWFGLSDTTSCNIASEIIQYVLWKLDKSQPARVPMSFNMKCQP; via the coding sequence ATGCGGAGAATAGGCATCGTAACCCCAGATCTCGAGCGTGATTGGGCAAGTAGGGAGCTTCTCAATGCGGCAATGAATGTTGCCGAGGGCTTGCCAATAGACCCCCTATCTTCGCTGATAGAGGTCGACAACAGCGGCTCAATACGTTTCGATGGCGAGCCTGCCGAAAGCTTTGACGCTTTTATTCTTCGGTATTTTAGTCAGCAAGGCGAAGTAGATTACCAATATGACGTATTTGAGCTTATTGCGCGCAGTGGCAGGCTAATCATAAACTCCCTCGAGAGTTTGTCCGTTGCTGAGAGCAAAGCTCAAACGACATTTTTCCTAAAACAGGCAGGGTTGCCTGTGCCCCGCACGATTATCACTCAGAAAATTGATGAGGCGATGGCTGCGATAGAGAAATTTGGCACCGCAGTAATAAAGCCCCTTTACGGTTCACATGGCATTGGTGTTGAAAAGGTCGTGCCTGAGACCAGCATGGAAATACTTCCGACCTTTTTGCAGCAATATCGTGCAGTTTACGTTCAAGAGTTCATACCAAACAATGGAAGAGATATACGTGCCTTTGTGGTTGGTGAAAAGGTTGTCGCTGCAATGTATCGATACGCTAGTGAAGGGCAGTGGAAGACAAATGTGTATCAGGGAGGTAAATGCGAACCCTGTTATTTAACGGACGATATGCGGGAAATGTGCTTGGCAGCTGCGCGAATTGTAGGCCTTGATTATACCGGTGTGGACATAATAGAAGGTCCAAATGGTCCTCTAATATTGGAGCTTAATGGTGCTCCGTCGTGGTTTGGATTGTCAGATACTACCTCATGCAACATAGCCTCAGAAATTATTCAATACGTGCTTTGGAAGCTTGATAAAAGCCAACCTGCGCGTGTACCGATGAGCTTCAATATGAAATGTCAGCCATGA
- a CDS encoding MarC family protein translates to MSFLIPFAKATIALFIIIDPLGLIPLFLALTQDATPDERRAILARATKVALLLLLLFAFTGTGILRLFGITLSDFKIAGGILLLVVAMKTISEAHYGVSSAGQTGVVPLAVPLLVGPGAITTTIVLIGLYGLWITVAAVISSFAVTFLIFRYVSFLYRILGKTGSDVIAKIMGMLLAAIAVQFIRQGIQEVFHLY, encoded by the coding sequence ATGAGCTTTCTGATACCTTTTGCAAAGGCAACGATAGCGTTGTTCATTATAATAGACCCACTGGGGCTAATACCGCTGTTTCTTGCGCTTACGCAAGATGCTACTCCAGATGAACGGCGTGCTATCCTTGCACGAGCTACAAAGGTCGCACTCCTCCTTTTGCTTCTTTTTGCTTTTACTGGGACTGGTATTCTAAGGTTGTTTGGAATCACCCTAAGTGATTTCAAGATAGCAGGCGGCATATTACTTCTCGTTGTCGCAATGAAAACAATCAGCGAGGCGCATTATGGCGTTTCCTCGGCAGGCCAGACCGGCGTAGTCCCATTAGCAGTGCCATTATTAGTAGGTCCTGGCGCGATAACCACAACAATTGTATTGATAGGACTCTATGGCCTTTGGATAACAGTCGCAGCTGTTATATCCTCATTTGCTGTTACTTTCCTAATATTCAGATATGTAAGCTTTCTTTACCGAATTCTCGGCAAGACAGGCTCAGATGTTATCGCCAAGATAATGGGAATGCTCCTTGCTGCGATTGCAGTTCAGTTCATCCGCCAGGGCATTCAAGAAGTCTTCCATCTCTATTGA
- a CDS encoding glycoside hydrolase family 15 protein codes for MPRDLVLGNGTLLVNLDRNLNIRDLYYPHVGLYNHVGGYKNRIGVWVGGQFSWLEDTWSIRIGYKPKTLITDVHASNGRLGIGLRFNDAVHPELNLLLRRVSVENLHPEEREIRLFFSHDFRIYETDVGDTVFFHPFTGAIVHYKRDCYILVNGRVGDSGIFEYATGIKEFGGAEGTWRDAEDGSLSMHPIEQGSVDSTISFKLSVPGDGSCVVDYWLAVGHSLDEVEELNSIVAGNPVDSLMDEFSDYWSNCLRKGTSLDAHLPPAVVDLYERSLLVLQTQIDRCGGIVAANDTDIMQTARAHYSYVWPRDGALVANALDKAGHPESARRFFSFCTALLRPDMPFFLQKYCPDGTLGATWHPWVADGEPEIPCQQDSTALVIWAVGEHCERYKDKDYALTVYEELVVPVADYMIENLDSSTKLPQPSYDLWEQRKGIHLWTCSSVYGALSAAAKLADFIDKNRAHKYHQASELVRNAIVDNFYNTNLGRFVRSIFFGSNRTGAGSGKAEVSGQVSQPKVADPTLDVSMAGIFLFGVLPPDSPQVVSTMEAIYDRLWVRTPIGGLARYEDDYYFQVSSDVKNVPGNPWFISTLWMAEWYISVARSLRDLEPALDLLQWVVRHASEAGLLAEQIHPFTGQPLAVMPLTWSHAAFVSVVQNYQSKVRELIGRKADKAEF; via the coding sequence ATGCCCAGGGATCTGGTGCTGGGGAACGGCACGCTTCTGGTGAACTTGGATCGGAACCTGAATATTCGCGATCTCTACTATCCTCACGTTGGCCTGTACAACCATGTCGGTGGGTATAAGAACCGCATTGGAGTATGGGTTGGCGGCCAGTTTTCATGGCTAGAGGATACTTGGTCAATTCGAATTGGATATAAGCCAAAGACGCTAATTACGGATGTCCATGCTTCGAACGGACGATTAGGAATAGGTCTCAGGTTTAACGATGCAGTTCATCCGGAGCTAAACTTGCTCCTGCGCCGGGTTTCGGTCGAGAATCTCCATCCCGAGGAGCGAGAAATTAGGCTGTTTTTCAGCCATGATTTCCGCATTTATGAGACCGATGTAGGAGACACCGTCTTCTTCCACCCTTTCACGGGGGCGATTGTCCATTACAAACGTGATTGCTACATCTTGGTCAATGGCCGCGTAGGAGACTCAGGAATATTTGAGTACGCGACCGGGATCAAGGAGTTTGGGGGAGCGGAGGGAACATGGCGGGATGCGGAAGATGGATCCCTGAGCATGCATCCTATTGAACAAGGTTCTGTAGACTCTACCATAAGCTTCAAGTTGAGTGTGCCAGGCGATGGTTCTTGTGTTGTAGACTACTGGCTAGCTGTTGGTCACTCGCTGGATGAGGTTGAAGAGCTAAACTCAATCGTAGCTGGCAATCCGGTGGATTCGCTGATGGATGAATTCAGCGATTATTGGAGCAACTGCCTTAGAAAAGGCACCTCCCTCGATGCTCATTTACCACCCGCAGTTGTTGACCTCTATGAGAGGAGTCTTCTTGTCCTTCAGACCCAGATTGACCGATGCGGCGGCATAGTGGCGGCAAACGACACTGACATAATGCAAACCGCGAGGGCACACTATAGCTACGTTTGGCCCCGCGACGGCGCATTGGTGGCGAATGCACTTGACAAGGCTGGCCATCCAGAATCGGCAAGGCGTTTTTTCTCGTTCTGTACTGCCTTACTGAGGCCAGATATGCCTTTCTTTCTCCAAAAATACTGTCCCGATGGTACGCTAGGGGCAACTTGGCACCCGTGGGTTGCCGATGGGGAACCGGAAATTCCATGCCAGCAGGACAGCACTGCATTAGTGATTTGGGCCGTTGGAGAGCACTGTGAACGTTACAAAGATAAAGATTATGCTCTTACAGTATACGAAGAATTGGTAGTTCCAGTTGCCGACTATATGATTGAAAATCTTGATTCTTCTACTAAACTGCCTCAGCCAAGCTACGACCTATGGGAGCAGCGAAAGGGAATTCACCTTTGGACGTGTAGTTCGGTCTATGGTGCTCTTTCAGCGGCAGCCAAACTAGCTGATTTTATAGATAAAAATCGAGCTCATAAATACCACCAAGCAAGCGAATTGGTAAGGAATGCTATTGTTGATAATTTCTATAACACGAACTTAGGTAGATTTGTTAGAAGCATATTCTTTGGGAGCAATAGGACAGGAGCTGGCTCAGGGAAGGCTGAAGTTTCTGGCCAAGTCTCACAACCTAAAGTTGCAGACCCCACACTTGATGTTTCCATGGCGGGTATTTTCCTCTTCGGTGTCCTTCCGCCTGACTCGCCTCAAGTTGTCAGCACAATGGAAGCTATCTATGACAGGCTGTGGGTTCGCACGCCTATTGGTGGGCTTGCACGGTACGAGGACGACTATTACTTCCAGGTAAGCTCAGATGTGAAGAATGTTCCTGGCAATCCTTGGTTCATCTCGACGCTTTGGATGGCGGAATGGTACATTTCGGTCGCACGAAGTCTGAGGGATCTTGAACCTGCGCTTGACTTGCTTCAATGGGTAGTGAGGCACGCATCGGAGGCCGGCTTACTTGCTGAGCAGATCCATCCTTTCACAGGCCAGCCACTTGCAGTAATGCCGCTTACGTGGAGTCATGCGGCTTTTGTCTCTGTAGTTCAAAACTATCAGTCCAAAGTTCGAGAACTTATCGGGCGCAAGGCAGATAAGGCAGAGTTTTAG